The DNA region ATACCGGCTCCATGACCGGGTGATTGCCATCTCCGAGGGCATCGGCGAGGTCCTGCTGGCGGCGGGGCTGCCGCCGGACAAGCTGCGGGTGGTGCGCAGCGCGGTGGATTGTCACGCCTTCGCGGGGCCGCGCGATCGCGAGATCCTACGGGAGCGGCTCGGCGTGCCCCCCGAAAGTCCCTTGATCGGGGTCGTCGCCCAACTCATCCCCCGCAAGGGCCATCAGTTGCTGATCGAGGCCCTGCCCCCCTTGGTGGCTGAGTTCCCGGAGCTGCGGGTGCTGTTTTTCGGCCAGGGTCCCGAGGCGGCGAACCTGGAGAGGCGCATCGCCCAGGCGGGGTTGGGGAACCAGGTCACCCTCTGCGGTTTTCGCGATGACTTGCCCGAATTACTGGCGGGCCTGGACCTGCTGGTCCATCCCGCCACCCGTGAGGGGCTGGGGGTCTCCCTGCTCCAGGCCTCCAGCGCCGGGGTGCCTATCATCGCCAGCCGGGCGGGGGGCATCCCCGAGGCGGTCCGGGAGGGTGTCAACGGCCTGCTGGTGCCTCCCGGCGATGTGGCGGCCCTGGGTCAGGCCATCACCCGGCTGCTGCGGGATCCCGACCTGGCCCGCCGTCTCGGGCGGGGCGGGCGCATCCTGATGAGCGCCGAGTTTTCCATTCAGGCCATGGTGGAAGGCAATCTGGCGGTGTATCGGGAGTTGCTGGCGGAGCGTCGCCGCGGGGGGGGCGGGCCGACGGAGGGTCGCCGGGGGGTGGCAGCGACGGGAGGTAGCCGCGGGGGCTCGGCTCCTGCGAGCGAGGCGGGCCCGTGACGGAGCCCCTGAGCCTGCAAATCATTGGCAGCAAGGGCCTGGGCGGGGCCGAGCGCTGGTTCGCGCGTTTCGCCCGTGCCCTGGCGGAGACGGGGGCCAGGGCGGAACTGGCGGTCCGCGCCGGCGGCGCCCTCGAGGATCTGGACCTGGGACCCTTGCCCCGCCATCGCCTGCCGCTGCGAACCGTTTGGGACCCCATCTCCCGGTACGCGGTGAGCCGCCTCATCGCCCGCGTCCAGCCGGATATCGTCCAGACCTACATGGGGCGCGCCACCCGTCTGACCCATCTCAAGCCCCCACCACGACCGGGTCGGGGCCCGGTACATGTCGCCCGGCTGGGGGGCTACTATGCCCTGCATCCCTATCGCCAGGCCCAGGCCTGGATCGGCAACACCCGGGGGCTCTGCGACTGGCTGGTCCAGCAGGGCCTACCGGCGGGGCGGGTGCATCACATCTATAACTTCGTCGAACCGGCCCAACCCGTCGTACCGGAGCGCCTGGCGGCCCTGCAGGAGCGACTGGGCCTACCCGAGGAGGCCTGGGTGCTGGTCAGCGCCGGGCGCTTTGTCCCCGTCAAGGGCCTGACCTATCTGATCGAGGCCCTGGCCCGACTGCCCCGGACCATCGCCGGGCGTCCGGTGCGCCTGGTGCTGCTCGGCGATGGTCCCCTGGGCCCGGCCTTGCGCCGTCAGGCCGAGGCGGCGGGCATCGGCGACCGCATCCACTGGGCCGGC from Chromatiaceae bacterium includes:
- a CDS encoding glycosyltransferase, which produces MTEPLSLQIIGSKGLGGAERWFARFARALAETGARAELAVRAGGALEDLDLGPLPRHRLPLRTVWDPISRYAVSRLIARVQPDIVQTYMGRATRLTHLKPPPRPGRGPVHVARLGGYYALHPYRQAQAWIGNTRGLCDWLVQQGLPAGRVHHIYNFVEPAQPVVPERLAALQERLGLPEEAWVLVSAGRFVPVKGLTYLIEALARLPRTIAGRPVRLVLLGDGPLGPALRRQAEAAGIGDRIHWAGWQQEPGPFFQMADLVVFPSLEEETLGNVILEAWTWSRPLVTSLFRGAREIARHGEDAWCLPCGDARALAEGIRMVLGDDRLRQDLAQAGQARVRAEFARGPIMAQYRDLYRQLLGAGS
- a CDS encoding glycosyltransferase family 4 protein, whose protein sequence is MRVLHVEGGRHLYGGARQVLYLLEGLTQRGVTNGLICRAGSPLAKAAAGHAEVFAMPMGGDLDLSLIPRIYFRTLQFKTDILHLHSRIGADVMGGVGGRLAGVPVVHSRRVDNPEPPWRVKLKYRLHDRVIAISEGIGEVLLAAGLPPDKLRVVRSAVDCHAFAGPRDREILRERLGVPPESPLIGVVAQLIPRKGHQLLIEALPPLVAEFPELRVLFFGQGPEAANLERRIAQAGLGNQVTLCGFRDDLPELLAGLDLLVHPATREGLGVSLLQASSAGVPIIASRAGGIPEAVREGVNGLLVPPGDVAALGQAITRLLRDPDLARRLGRGGRILMSAEFSIQAMVEGNLAVYRELLAERRRGGGGPTEGRRGVAATGGSRGGSAPASEAGP